The window TTGATAGTTTCTACAGAATTAGTCAAATATATACACGCTTGACTTTTGAAAGAAATTAATACAAACTAGTATATTTGATTTTATTTTATATTAGAAGGGACCTTGGAGTACTACCATAAAGAACATCGACAAGCATGAAAGGACATTGGTACTATAATATTTTATTTTACATTCGAGCATCGAACTTTTGAAGGGTCTTGGTACTACAATAAAGACTTTTCTCACTAAAAGAGATGTCTTATTGCATCCCGATGGCGCGCATGGCTTCGACAAAGCACCGTTGAAAATTCTCCATGCCGTCCGCCAGAAACGAGAGCGCCACCTCGACACCGCCACCACCGTCATGCGCATCTGCCACCGGCATCGAGCCGGTGGCAGTCGCAGACATGGCCACCACCTTCACCGGCCGCCCGAAACCAAAGTCGATGTCATACACGCGGAACTTGGGTGACCCCACCACAAACACCATGCCGGCCTTCGCGGCTTCCTTCACCCTCTCGATGCATCCGTCCCACCTCTCCTGCGAACCCTCGCCCACCTCTTCCTCCAGCGCGCCCGCGATCGCCGTGAACGCCGTGAAAAGACCTCCCGTGCCGGCTGCCGCGAGCTTGTCGTGGCGCGCGGCGGCGATGGCCGGGCTACAACAGTTGCCGAAGTATTTGGCAGGGACTGGCGGCTTCAACCGGGTCCGGTGATCCACGGAGAAAAGGAGGTGGGTTGTTTTTGTTTGGTTTTGTTCATTTTTGGCTCGGCAGTAGCAGGACCAGATGAAGCTGTAGGCGCTGAGCATGGATGAGTATCTGCGCGACGGTGCACCGTGCTTGGCCGCCTCTCCGGCAAGCGCGTCCTTGATGGCAGTTAGGAGCTCTTGAGTCAGCGTGAATGTGGCGACGAGCTGGCCGTCGGGAACAGAGGACACGCTGCTGGTCACGAACTCGATCTCACTGCCGTCGCTCGGCATTCCTTTGGAGTAGATGTCGTAGAGTCCCCTGGGATCAGCGACGAGCGTGCGGTCGATGACGGGCGGCGGCGGCATTTCAACAGCGCCGTTGCAGACGGCGGCCCAAGTGTGCAGGAAGTGGGTGGAGCTGGCGCCGTCGCCGGCGGAGTGGTGCACGGTGACACCCAGAGCGACGCCCCTCCCCCCGAGCAGCACCGTGGCCTGCACGGCGAGCACCGCGCGGCCCTTCGGCAGCGGCGGCACGAGGGGCGCGAGCCTGGCGACCTGCACGGGCTCGCCGTCGGAGGGACGGGCAAGGTCGTTGACGTCGGCGTCGTACTCGGCGGTGGTGAAGGGGACGCCGTCGCCGGGCTGGTAGAAGAGCTCGTAGCGGTTATTGCTGTTGGGGGCGAGGCGGACGTGGCCGGCGAGCGGGTAGAAGAGGGTGAGGGCCTTGGAGAGGGAGGCCTTGACGTCGGAGATGAGCTGCTGGGCGTTGTGGCTGCCGTGGAGGCGGTAGAGGAAGAGGCGCTGGACGGGCGGCGGGCGGAGCCACTTGACGTCGAAGAAGGTGAGCGGAATGGAGCGCGGCGGGAGGTCGAGGTCGGACGGCCTGACCACGGCAGCGTCCAGGACGCGGAGTTCGTTGCTGTTGGCACCCATGTTGGTCGATCGGCGAAACTTTGGTCGGATGAGAATCTACCTTTCACCCTTGAGTACCTTGCGTGGATGTTATATTACCGCCTTGGTGCAGGAGGTAGCTAGGTCGCGAGCAGCGTGGTACAGGAGCAAAGCACGTGTCGGTTGGTTGGGTTCAAACGCCTCCGTTTGTTGTGCTCTCTCGTCCGCTCGTTTCAACTGCCATGCATGCGTCCACCTAgaccttttattattattatttccgtCCACCTAGACCTAGGAGGTACCAAGCATGGCATCTAGCATCGCAGCCAGCAGTTCATCTCAGTGTTTGAGGATGAACCAATGATCAACCTGACTTCTTTTTATGTACTGCTGGCTGATAATAAAGCATCCCATATGCACTTTCGTGTTTGGCTGATATATACTTCCTTTGTATATTCAATTGCGTCGTATGAAATATAAAATTGCACTTTAAAGGATCCAAAATCTTTAAAGGACCAAAAAAAACTTAAAAGTTGCACACAACTCTGCACTCAAATTGCACTTTTTGGAATATTCACATAATGAGCATACAATAGTGTATTTTTTTGCATTCTACTACGCACATATAGTTTAGTACTTGTGTGTGTACTCACACactgaaaaacaaaaaaagaacttGTGAGTTTTGAGTATATATACTAGTAAATTTGGTACAGGAGCAAAGCTCGTGCTGGTTGGTTTCAACGGCCGTGCAGCCTGAGTGTTTGAAACGGAACCAATGATCCATCTTAATGTTTGAGAAGGACCTGACTTCTTTTCATGTACTGCGCTGGCTGATTGAGAAGTATATATACCAACTCTTATTGGGTCCTTTACTCCTTTATTAAGGGATTTCAATATTGGGTCACTTTCTTGTTTCGCTGATATGTATACTACTCCACTCTTTTGTGTATTCAATTTCGTCATATCAATATAATATACTGCCTCCCTTCCAtattataagaacgtttttgacacttagTGAAAAAAGTgtaaaaaaacgttcttatattatgggacggagggagtacttactagTCACTAAATTTTTTTGGATCTATTTTATCTTTTAAATTGCAAAATTTGAAGAGTCGTGCTCCTCTTTATTCGAATTGGTCATAGTGACCCACAAACTAAAATGATGGTCTATGCAAAAAAATAGCCCGCTCAGTTTTTCAAAGAATAAATCCTAAGACTGTAATAGTTAGTTCCCACAAAGAAAAAAAATTGTAATAGTTAGTTCCCACAAAGAAAAGAGACTATAATAGTTCGTTCGACTCCTGTCCGGGGGTGAATTTTCGTGATCTTATCTGGGTGGGCTTCTTTTTGAAAAATATGTGTTGGGTGCTAATGCCTATGGATTTTTTTTCTTGCATGCTACTAGGAACAAAAAAAAGATTAAGCCACACCTGCAGAAAAAAAAGACTAAGCTACTACCTCCTTTTCAGTTCATTAAGCCCACACGTATCCCTAGGTCAACAATTTGATCAACATAATATGAGTTATTTATTATATAAATTATACTACCATAAGAAACTTCAAATGTTCTATTTTCTACTGGTATAATTTTTGTGATATATAATTCATATTACATTACTAAAATTAGCGGCTTAGAGACACACACATGACCTATAAAACCGGAGAGGAGTGAGTAGCTAATAAAAAGGTGAGTTTCATGATGAGCAAGTGCAACCCGCAAAATTACTATTCTCAAGCAAACATGGCGCAATGCAATAAAAAGGTGAAAGGAACAAACAAGCAATCCCTCAAATGTATTGCATATATTTACATTAAACAATAGCAGCACAATTTTCTAACAATGCGTGGTACAAGTGGGGAGTACTTCATGACTGCGCCAGGCCTGTCCTTCAAAAAACACATCATCATTGCGGCCCAAAAATGGAACACGAAACCCTCAAGGAGAACCGTGTCAGCCAAAATGAATTCTCTACCAAAGTGGCATCTCGGACGGGCTCTGCCCAAACAGTGTCGTTTGTGAGTATTTTCAGAGTAGAGGAACAAATCCAGAAAACAAAATACACTTGTGCCACTACATGTACATGCTGCTAGATAAGTGTGGAGTTCCACGGGATGTCCGAAAAGGAAGTGTTGAGCTCCACAGTTCAACTTAATGGTGGCACTCGTTCGGTCACTCCCCACTAACTCATGGCTTTGGCTTGTTGATCACACGTTTATTACCATAGAAGTTTCAAGACCATGCTGATGAACATAATCATAACCATTGAAATAAAGATGGCATGGAATTATATCAAATGTGTATTATCATCATGGATGCATGTACCAAGAGATAACGAGAGATAGATGACATTAACACTAAAAATAGACACACCACAACAAGAATTCATCAATATGCCTGATATTTACTTTGTTAAGTACTCGATGTTCAACTAACAGACACCGCAACAAGAATCCACTAATATGTCGGATATTTACTGTCGTGAAGTACATGAGTTCAAGTTATCTAGCTAAAAGACGGGTTATAAAATTCAATGGGGCCGTCCATGAAATCTATTGTTTTTATACCTCACTTATGTTCCAAAGTTAACTAATATAAGTTCGTTTTTAATTCAAGTTTCATGAAGCGCAAAATTTGAGGCCGACTTGGAAATCTTGTTCTATCAAATAGAACATAAAGATACAAAGTTCTGGTGTGAGTGCTACATTAAGTAAGCCTTGCACCATGATGAGTTGAGAATTAGAGAGGAAGAGATAATAGTATTTACATATCCTTTTGCATTGTTTACTACCCCTCACAACTATCAAGCTAAATTGAGTAGATGTCACTATATATGTCAGTATGTCATGTGCTAAACCCTATAACGGTATATGGATGTTGGCATGATGTTGGCCTATAGCAAACCTAAACTTGCTACCTTGATTGTGCTGATATCACGGTTTAATACATGATCTTATTGTGCTGGTATCACATGCCAGGATTATGTAATGCGTAGAGTACATGACTCTTTGATGAATATGTTTCTAAGCTCTCCACCAACCGAACCTTCATTTTCTTTCTTGGTATGATGGATCGGCCATGGAAAATTGTGGCTTTCACTTCTAGTATTTCCTAAGTTTTGTGCATTTATATTTTGTCCATTCAATGTTGCTATGAGCATGGCAGGCATAGGAATAGTTCCATGTCCCACTTTTCCCTTGATCTCTTCACTCCAGGTccattgttcatgtaccatcaattGACTTCCTCTATTGATGTTACCTCTACACTAACAACCTGAAGGTGATGTCTCatcttgcatcttttatttcactaCCTATTACTCGAAATCATACTAAGATGCAACTGTTTTTCTAAAAGTTTTTTTATTTGACATTGGTGGACAGATTGCTTCTTTGTTGGTTGTGatcatgtttatgtgtttgcttaaTTAAATTCATTGAGGGCCAATGACATGCATCTGCATAGTGAAACTTCCATCTTCTGCCTACTCCATGGCAACATCAGACTCTAAAAGTACGTGCGCAAAAAATCTCTTGAGATCTCCAAAAATCATTCTAAGATGTTGCAAGACTTCAAACATGCCCACACAACAAAACTTATTAGGCACATAATAAATCCTATTTTGTTGCAAAAAAAGATGAAATGGGTTGCAACACATGCGACATGAGAAAACACATCAAACAAGAATAACACATGCAACAATGAACAGAACACATTGCAACAATACAACCCCATCAAGTAGACCTCCAGAACACTGCAATATCTCGCTCATGCATGTACACCAAGCAGCATATGTTCTTGCAGCAGGTCATACCCACTTAAATAACGTAAAAAAAATCGGTCGACTAATCCCTCACTGCCAATATCTAAGGCGCCATCTTTGCTGATGCGAGCGTGCTAACGGCGAGTCTAGCTTATTGGAGCCCCTTCGATGTTACATGCAGCGACACTAAAACCATTCTTCCCTGCTCGGCGGTGCGAGGTACCTCCATTTCAAGCTCCGACGGTGAGGTGCGCGATCTCTTTCATCTAGGGGAGGATGAATGGTGTAGGTGATCAAGGAGTAAGAGTAGGTCGACTCTATGGAAGAGAAGCATGATGATGTATGGAGGATAGAGTAGATATGGTATGGGCATGAGGTGGAGAGATgagtgtgtaacgccccgagaccgatgtgccagttgtcgtccagttattcgccgtcgttgccttgtcatttgcttgcgtgttgcattgcatcatgtcatcatgccatcctctcataaatcttttgcaactcaactaaataaatggcatggatctttgatccatttaaatcgagggaactcgCATGGTGatgtctctttataacatatattctcccactattattagggagctataagtaatattccattaactttggaatcaccataacacacttgcaatttaattccatgcctcttatgcttcaagttgcacctccaaactttgccaataattcttttcccatttttcgaggctcctcctaaattctcaataTTTTTGGACCTACCGAATGCCCACTTCTTATTCAAACTCTTTTGGATTTAAATTCAAACGAGTTCGAATCCAATCTTCACGCACACGCTCACTTCTATTTTCTTGGCCCaagctcatttttgcgagtccgaaaAAATTATCCTAGTGCCCAAATTCCTTCTCCAACcttttctttctcttatttgtGCCTTTGCTATTTGCTATTTTGGCAAATAAAAGGAAATGAGGAAAAGAGTAGGAGAGAGAGCAGCCCAGCAGGCCCCTGGCCGTTTTCCTCTCCATtgggccggcctcccaaggcccacTCCCCAGCTAACCCTAGCGCAGGGAGAGAGCCCAtcgtctctccctctcgatcccatctctccctctcgtcctcATCCAGCACCGCCTCCCACCTCGTCTTCTCTCCCCGTtcccctcgtcctctccctcgtctCTTTTCCCTGCTctccgccgccacccactcacacCATCGCGCACGCCTCCCTGATCCGGCGTCCTGCTTCCTCCtccgccgcgccaagtccctccTCCTTCCCGAGGCCGCCGCCGGCGCCCCAAGTCCCCCTCGTCCTCGACCCCCATCTCTCCCTCGACCAGGCCTGCCGCCGCCATCGCGAATGTCGCGGCCCCGCGCCCTCAAGCTCCGGCGACCGTCGCCGCTCTGTGCACCTTGGCCATCCTCCTGCACCCCTCGACTCCTTCCCCTCGACCTCGAGCTCCTCTGTCAGCGTCGCGGATCTCCGTTTCCTCTTCCTCGCGTGGCATGGCTCCCTACCGTGTGCCTTGATGCTCGCCCGCAAAACCCCCTCCCCGCGTGCCCCTGCTCCCTTCGGCTCCTTGCTGCTGGCTCCGCCTGCGCTAGAGCACGCGAGCAGCAGCAGCCTGAGCCGCACCCTGCCTGCACCGCGCCATGGCCGACCAGAGACCAAGAGCCCTACTCCTCTTGGAGTTAAGCAGATTGTTTTGCCGTGGTGATTACCTCCGGCCTCTTCTCTATTTATATTCACGTACATGGTACAGGATAGATACAAGTAGTTAGGATTACAACGTGTGCTGGGATTAGATAAGAATGACCCGCACAACAAACTCAATCTAATCCTAACTATACAACTTGACGTACACGTTTAACATTCCCCCGCAATCTCACCCGGTAGTGAGGTTGAGATTGGTGCGCAGGCGCTCGAGCATAGTCTTGGTGAGAGGTTTGGTGAATGCATCAGCTACTTGATCAGCCGAGGCGACGAACCGTACTTCTCTCTTACGAAGTGAAAATCAACCTCGATGTGCTTAGTACGAGCATGGAACACCGGATTAGCAGTCAGGTACGTGGCACCGAGGTTGTCACACCATAAGACGGGTGCTCAAGGTTGCGAGACATGCAGTTCTTTCAACAAGGACTGTATCCAGGTAGCTTCAGCTGTACCATTTGCGagggccttgtactcagcttcagtcgaTGAACGCGAAACAGTTGGCTGTTTCCTTGCACTCCATGAGACAAGGTTGGGCCCGAAGAAGAGCGCAAAACCTCCGGTTGATCGCCGGTCGTCGCTGCACCCTGCCCAATCGGCGTTAGTAAACACGCTAATGAGCGTTGATGAGGAGCGTCGAATGGTCAGGCCGGTGGTGACTGTTCCCTTTACAAAACGCAGAATCCACTTTACAGCTTCCCAGTGCACATCTGTGGGCCGCGACAGGTACTGACAGACCTTGTTCACCGCAAAGGAAAGATCTGGTTGAGTCAGAGTTAAGTATTGAAGTGCGCCAACTGTACTGCGGTACCTGAACGCCTCTTCCTCATTCAGACTATGACCCAACTCACGAGACAGCTTCTGATGTGTGCACATAGGAGTAGAAACTGGTTTGCAATTCGCCATATTTATGCACTGTAGCAAATCTAGAGCATACTTCTGCTGTGTGAGATTTATTCCCCCTGGATTGCGAACCACTTCAACTCCAAGAAAATAATTCAGAGTACCGAGATCCTTAACAGGAAAAGTGGCAGAGAGCTGGCGAAGAAGAGAATCCATAGCCTGGGAGGGCGAGCTGACAATGACAATGTCATCCACGTATACCAGCATATAAATAGTCACACCATCATGCATAAAAATGAAGAGGGAAGTATCAGCGGCAGAGGGAACAAAGCCGAGTTGTTGCAGTCGATCACTGAGACGAGCATACCATGCTCGCGGGGATTGCTTTAAACCATAGATGGACTTGTGGAGCTTGCAGACATGGTGTGGCCGAGACGGATCCTGAAAACCAGGAGGTTGTTGCATGTAGGCGTCCTCTTTGAGAATCCCGTGAAGGAATGCATTGCTTATGTCAACCTGACGAAGATGCCAGCCTCTGGAGATGGCAAGGGAGAGCACAAGACGAACCGTAGCAGGCTTAACAACAGGGGAGAAAGTCTCAGAATAGTCAATACCATGCTGCTGTGTGAATCCATGAGTGACGAGCCGAGCCTTGAATTTATCCAGCGAGCCATCCAACTTGTGCTTGACCTTAAAAACCCACTTACAACTGATGATGTTCtgccctggcggccgaggaacgAGAGTCCAGGTGTGATTCTGCTGGAGAGCATCGAACTCAGCATCCATTGCCTGACGCCAATGAGAGTCGGCGAGGGCATCATGATATGTGCGCGGCTCAGCATGAAAGGCGCGACGCCGAGGATCATATCTCACGGTGCCGTCGGACGGGACCAGTGTCTTGACAATGTTGTCATGGAGCCGGGTCTTCATCGGATGTGTCGTAGCATCAGGAACAGCTGCAACCGGAGACGATGTGGCTGGAGACGGCGTCGCTGCCGGAGCGTCCAAGTCCAGCGGACGGGTAGGCAAGCTCGCGTGGGGACTCGGCGAAGACGAGCATGCAGGAGAGCTCGCTCCAGGCGAGCGTGCAGAGGGGTCCCTCACAGAGGAGGCGAGCGGACCGTCGCGGGAGCCCTGCCCAGGCGTGGACGCGCAAGGGGATGCAGGTGACGAAGATGCCGGGCTACCGGGGCCAGGCAAGGGAGGCTCATCTGCATGGCGAGGCGCGGACGTGCATGGCGACGTCGGTGTTGAGGAGCTGCTGGGTGGCGTCCGATCTGCACAGGTCTCATAGCTGCTCAAGGCAGGGTTAGCCAACAGGGAAAGATCATATTTTCTCATGCGATCATCAACAACAGCAGGCTCAGAAACAGGAAACAGTGAAGATGATGGCGTAGGTAAAAGTGGAGCCGAACTGGATGTAGCAAAAGGATATACGTTCTCATCGAACACAACGTCACGTGAGATGTAGATGCGCCCACTCGACCGATCCAAACATTTATAGCCTTTGTGCATTGAgctatagccaaggaaaacacactgcCTAGATCGGAACTCAAGTTTTCTATTGTTATAAGGGCGCAAATTAGGCCAACAGGCACATCCAAATGCGCGAAGAAAAGTATAGTCTGGGCGCTCATTTAAAAGACAGCTGATGGGTGTAGCATTTTGGAGAACTCGAGTAGGCATGCATTAATAAGGTAACACGCGGTGAGAAATGCTTCGTCCCAAAAGCGCACAGGAAGTGAGGAGTGGGCGAGCAAGGCAATGCCCGTCTCGACAATGTGCCGATGCTTGCGTTCGGCAATCCCATTTTGTTGGGACGTGTGTGGGCAAAGGACACGATGGTGTATACCCTCACGCTGAAAATACCGAGATAAGCGGTGGTATTCACCACCCCAGTCGGATTGAACAACTCAAATTTTGGTGTTGAGCATACGCTCGACATGTTTCTGGAAATTGTAGAATGCTTGTTCTACATCAGATTTGCATTTGAGCAAAAAAATCCAGGTGAACCGGCTGGAATCATCTAAAAAACTCACATAATACTTAAACCCGCCGACAGAGGTAatggcaggaccccatacatcggaATGAATAAGTTCAAGAGGAGTATGAGTTACATGAGTTGAATCTCGAAAAGGTAATTGATGAACTTTCGCACGTTGACATGCGTCACAAACACTAGACTCGGAAGGTGCACAAGCAAATTTATTTGATCTAAGAACAGACTCAACGACGTCTTTGGACGGATGACCTAATCTTCGATGCCAATGTTCGATGGAGAGCTTGACACCAGAGAGAGCACGATGACTGGACACAAAGGAAGTGGACTTGAGGCTTGGCACCGGGTAGAGACCTCCACGGCATCTACCTTGCAGAAGAACCCTCTTCGTTGCTCGGTCCTTCAAATAAAAAAATTTAGGATGGAATTCGGCAAAGGCATCATTATCAGAAACAAGCTTGTTTACAGAAAGAAGGTGTTTGCTAACATGTGGGACGTGCAAAACATTACGTAAGTATAGAGGTCTAGATGAGCCAACAATAGTTGAATGACCAACATGAGAAATATGCAGACCTGCACCGTTGGCGACGTGAACCTGGTCCTTGCTGCCGTAACGCTCCTGGAACGAGAGACGATCGAGGTCGCTCGTCAGATGGTCCGTCGCACCGGTGTCCGCATACCAGTGAGGATCGACAGAGTATGAGCCAGTGTTGGCCGAGTTGCCGGAACGCTCCCTGTTGTCCTCCGGCTGGAAGGCATGGTTGAAGCGATTATGGCAGTAAAGGGTGTCATGGCCAAACTTGCTGCACACCTGACACTTCAAGTTGGAgcggccgttgccgcggccacaccCCTGTCCGCCACCTTGTCCGCCATGTCCGCCGCCTTGTCCGCCATGTCCACCGCGTGCATCATTGCCGCCGCGGTCATTGCCACGAGCAACAGCGTTGGCGGaaggatggatttcacctaacgaGTTCTGCTGCTCTAGGTGAAGTTCAACGCTAAGGAGGTACGCATAGAAACTGTTGAGACTTACTGGATCATCCCGCGCCGTGGTCGACGCGATGAGGGGCTCGAACTCGGAGCCCAGCCCGACGAGCATGTAGCCGAGCACTTCATCGTCAGTGAGGGGCTTGCCGATGGAAGCCATTGCATCAGCGAACCCCTTCATCTTGCGGTAGTATTCGGAGGCAgagaggtccttcttcttcaggttGGGAAGCTGATACCTGAGCTGCATGATGCGGGCGCGATTCTGCGAAGCGAACATGTCGTGCAGTGCAGTCCAAACGGCGGCGGAGGTCGTCAGCTGGGTCATCTGGCCGAGGATGTCCTCGGTCATGGACCCGAGGAGGGCGATCATGACAAGTTGGTCCTGCTGGTACCAGCGAAGAAACTCTGGATTGGCCACATCGACGGCTGCATCACCAGTTCCTTCCTTGATGGTGTGCGGCGGGGCTGCGTTGGTGCCGGCAACATAGCCGGATAGGCCGTTTGCAGCAAGGGCGGGGACGGCTTGGGTCTTCCATAGCAGGAAGTTCAGGCTACCGAGCGAGGTGACTGAGATCGGAGCGGAAGTGGAGGAGACGACAGACAGGGTGCCGGCGTTGAGGGTGGTGAGGGCGCCAGCGGTGCCGGAGGGGGAAGCAGGGGTGGTGCCCGTCATGGTGGAAGAAGGGAGATTGGATCTTTGGCTCTGTATACCGAGTTAAGCAGATTGTTTTGCCGTGGTGATTACCTCCGGCCTCTTCTCTATTTATATTCACGTACATGGTACATGATAGATACAAGTAGTTAGGATTACAACGTGTGCTGGGATTAGATAAGAATGACCCGCACAACAAACTCAATCTAATCCTAACTATACAACTTGACGTACACGTTTAACACTTGGACCTTGTCAGGTCCACCCCGCTCCGGCCACAACACCGGCAAGACCACTGCTACATCTGTACACCGCGTTGTTGCTCGTTGCCTGCCAAGAACGTCTCCGTGGATTtgcgccaagtaccactaccgcc is drawn from Triticum dicoccoides isolate Atlit2015 ecotype Zavitan chromosome 4A, WEW_v2.0, whole genome shotgun sequence and contains these coding sequences:
- the LOC119288512 gene encoding malonyl-coenzyme:anthocyanin 5-O-glucoside-6'''-O-malonyltransferase-like, with the protein product MGANSNELRVLDAAVVRPSDLDLPPRSIPLTFFDVKWLRPPPVQRLFLYRLHGSHNAQQLISDVKASLSKALTLFYPLAGHVRLAPNSNNRYELFYQPGDGVPFTTAEYDADVNDLARPSDGEPVQVARLAPLVPPLPKGRAVLAVQATVLLGGRGVALGVTVHHSAGDGASSTHFLHTWAAVCNGAVEMPPPPVIDRTLVADPRGLYDIYSKGMPSDGSEIEFVTSSVSSVPDGQLVATFTLTQELLTAIKDALAGEAAKHGAPSRRYSSMLSAYSFIWSCYCRAKNEQNQTKTTHLLFSVDHRTRLKPPVPAKYFGNCCSPAIAAARHDKLAAAGTGGLFTAFTAIAGALEEEVGEGSQERWDGCIERVKEAAKAGMVFVVGSPKFRVYDIDFGFGRPVKVVAMSATATGSMPVADAHDGGGGVEVALSFLADGMENFQRCFVEAMRAIGMQ